The stretch of DNA AGCCTTGTAAGCTCTGAATCTATAGGGCTTTGGTGTCCTTTACCGGGGAATGCACCTTCAGCATCTTTCAAATACCGTTGCTTCCAGAGATGCAAGGTATTTTCGTTTATACCAAGTTCTCTTGATAATTCCGATATTCGCTTTTGTTTGCTTAATATCAGTTTTACAGTATTTATTTTAAATTCTTTGTCGTATGTTCTTTTTACTTTTTCCATTTTTGACCTCCGTTTTTCTCAAATCTAACTAGTTTTCATCTCTTTTCCTAATGTCCACTCTATTGGGGGAAGGTCATATCATATCACAATAATAGTAACAAGGTTTTGTATCATGTGCACAGTTTGGTGGTGCACCTTCAGGTATATAGGCTTTAACTAATGTAAAGACATTTACATCATTCACCTGAGTTACATGATATTTTTTCCAACAACAATTTTCACTGAAGTTTGGACAATATTCAATTATTACTTGACCCTCTACAGTTAGTTTTCCCCAACATGATACATTCACTGCTCGCCAAACTGCAGTATCAAGTGGATTAATTCCATATTCACCAACCATCCAATTATAAACTTTCTTCAATGCAATGTTGTAAAGTCCAAATATATTAAGTTGGTCTAAACACATATTATTGCAATTTTCATGGTAAGAGATGCTTTTGATTTGACAATCATATTCACTAATTTGACCATATGGAGGATTTGGATCGGGACATTCGGCGTGCCTATGCCAAAATTGAATTACTAAATTATGATTAAAACAGTCAGGCGGCGTTGTAGGACAAATGTCCCCTAACCTCATGGTTATCGTTTCTAATTGCCAAATGCTTAATGGACAATCCATCCAACATGGTGGCGGTTCATACTGACTATACAGTTTGGGTGCAATTGAATGAACTATAAATAGCACCCCTATCAAAAATAAATATTTTTTTTTCATGTTAATACTCAATTTTTTTTATAAATTTTTATTATTTAAAACAAAAAGCAAATACACGTCGAATTTCCCGCGTTGGGTATTCAGACCACCCCCAAAGCTCCCCGTGCTATGGGTGTTCATCGCACAATCACATCCTACCTCGCTCAACAGTGAGTGAATACGATTTATAGTATGTCAATGAACTTTGCGAGAGTTTGGTTATTAAACTGAGACTATGATTCTTGTGTGTTTCAAGTGTATTTGAATGTGGAAAAGTTCTGTGCAATAGGATACAATAAGATTTTAGCATCTCGTCGCTCCTCTGTAGCTCTGTAGCTCTGTAGCTCTGTAGCTCTGTAGCTCTGTAGCTCTGTAGCTCTGTAGCTCTGTAGCTCTGTAGCTCTGTAGCTCTGTAGCTCTGTAGAAATCCCTATTTTACAAATTTTCAACATCAATTGTCTTTATTGTATGTCTGTACATTGCTAATATATAAAAAAATTCTTATTTCCAAATAAAAATTGAAAATATTTTGCAAAAAATTTGACTTTTTTTCAAAACAGATTGTTTGTTGATGCTACATTTGAGGTATATGAATAAATAAAACTTCGTTATACTTTAAAAGCATAACGAAGTTTTGCGGAGGCTGTCTCACAAGGGCAGCCTCTTTGGCTTTCAATAAGGTGATAAAATGGGACTAATTGTTATAATAAGTATTCTAAATTTAATAATTGGACTAGAAATGAGTATTATTCCATTTTTGGTATGTTTT from Candidatus Kapaibacterium sp. encodes:
- a CDS encoding transposase, which encodes MEKVKRTYDKEFKINTVKLILSKQKRISELSRELGINENTLHLWKQRYLKDAEGAFPGKGHQSPIDSELTRLKRENRVLKEERDILKKALGIFSKE